The proteins below are encoded in one region of Thermodesulfobacteriota bacterium:
- a CDS encoding TonB family protein, whose product GAAAAAGAGGPAAAAANPLPGYVAIIRGRIEQAKKYPRLARENQIEGEATVSFRLQPDGALAQAELLASSGNRWLDRAALEAVRAAAPYPGFPGRREELPDSFRITVAFVLR is encoded by the coding sequence GGTGCCGCAGCTGCCGCCGGGGCCGGCGGCCCGGCGGCAGCTGCGGCCAACCCGCTGCCGGGCTACGTCGCCATCATCCGGGGCCGGATCGAGCAGGCCAAGAAGTACCCGCGGCTGGCCCGGGAGAACCAGATCGAGGGCGAGGCCACGGTGTCGTTCCGGCTGCAGCCGGACGGCGCCCTGGCGCAGGCGGAGCTTCTGGCCAGCTCCGGCAACCGCTGGCTGGACCGGGCGGCGCTGGAGGCGGTGCGCGCCGCCGCCCCCTATCCCGGCTTTCCGGGCCGGCGGGAGGAGCTGCCGGACAGCTTCCGGATCACGGTGGCCTTTGTCTTGCGCTGA